Proteins from a genomic interval of Arvicola amphibius chromosome 14, mArvAmp1.2, whole genome shotgun sequence:
- the Prune1 gene encoding exopolyphosphatase PRUNE1 isoform X3 has translation MRSTSTRCTRLASSPSSLLTITSYPRLTTEQMLRKDQKTIYRQGTKVAISAIYMDLEAFLQRLDLLEDLSAFCHEHSYDALVAMTIFFNTHNEPVRQLAVFCPHSALRMTICGVLEQSTSPALRLTPIPSLFPDLQAYLQGNTQVSRKKLLPVLQEALSAYFDSRKMPPGQPEVVGMSREQADKELDRAANSLISGLSQDDEDPPLPPTPMNSLVDECPLDQGLPKLSAEAVFEKCSQISLSQSAGVSPSKK, from the exons GACTGACCACTGAGCAGATGCTCAGAAAAGACCAGAAGACCATCTACAGACAAGGCACCAAGGTGGCCATCAGCGCAATCTACATGGATTTGGAG GCCTTTCTGCAGCGGCTGGACCTCCTGGAAGACCTCAGTGCTTTCTGCCATGAGCACAGCTATGATGCCCTGGTTGCCATGACTATCTTTTTCAACACTCACAATGAGCCAGTACGACAATTAGCTGTTTTCTGTCCCCATTCGGCACTTCGAATGACA ATCTGTGGAGTCCTGGAACAGTCCACCTCCCCAGCCTTGAGGCTGACCCCGATCCCAAGCCTCTTCCCTGACCTCCAGGCCTACCTTCAAGGCAACACCCAGGTCTCTCGCAAGAAACTTCTGCCCGTGCTCCAGGAAGCCCTCTCAGCCTACTTTGACTCAAGGAAGATGCCTCCAGGGCAGCCTGAGGTGGTGGGAATGTCCAGGGAGCAGGCAGACAAGGAACTGGACAGGGCAGCTAACTCCCTGATTTCTGGACTGAGTCAGGATGACGAGGACCCTCCGCTGCCCCCCACGCCCATGAACAGCTTGGTGGATGAGTGCCCTCTGGATCAGGGGCTGCCTAAGCTGTCCGCCGAGGCTGTCTTTGAGAAGTGCAGCCAGATCTCGCTGTCCCAGTCGGCCGGAGTCTCCCCATCAAAGAAATGA